In Eubacteriales bacterium mix99, the DNA window ATGCAATTTCAGTGATATTGTATTCATTGGACTGCAGCCATTGGATCGCCTTCTCCATCCGTTTCCTGGTGTAGTACTCCTGGAGGGTGAACCCTGTCTCTTCGGAAAACACCCGTGACAAATAGGGATAGCTGTAGCCCAGCTCATGTCCGATATCTGCAAGCCCCGTCAGGCTCAACAGCTTGCTGTCAATGTAATTGATAATCTGATAAATGGTATCTCCCTGAGACTTTTCCGGATTTGGGATATACTTCTGTTCCCAGGAGGAACAAAAACTCCGATAGGTATATACCAGGATCTGTTGCAGCAGTATCTTGATCATCAGTTGGGAATATTCATTGACCTGGTTGATTTCTCTCAGTACCTGACGAAAGGGAATGTCAATATCCAGGCAGTCTCTTGCGCAGGGCACATCCACCTTCTGAAGCATCTTTTCAATATGAATCAAGGCATTTTGCATATGGGGGTATTGGTTGAAGTTAAAGCCTTCAAAACGCTCCCCAAAAGTCTTCAGGAATCTGCCAGGATTGATGGCGCAAATGAATGGACCATTCTGTTTCGTATCGTCGTGCCCTTGTCCAAGGCAGTCCTGGCAGTGATGTTGTTGTTTTATGCAGTGGGGCATTGGAATGAATGGTTCAATGCCATGATTTATCTGAGGGACAGGGGAAAGTTTCCATTGCAGCTGATTTTAAGGGAACTACTGGTTGAAGAAAGTCAGACGGCAACTGTTTCCCAGTTTTCCAAGGTGATAAAGGTCGGAGACCTGGATATGTATAAACCGCTGATCCGATATACAACAATAGTAATTGCCACTGTGCCGGTGTTGTGTTTCTATCCCTTTATTCAGAAGTACTTTGTAAAAGGGGTTATGGTCGGATCCATTAAAGGATAGGCGCGAAGAACTGAAATGGGCTGATAATTCCTGTGGAAACTCAGGTTCCCGGGGATTGACAACGATATTGGGATTTGCTATGATAAGCAAGTAATAAGGTTTGTGTAGAACCAGAAGCAGAGTAGGATCTTGTGCGTTGATCACACGATTGCAGTGCCTTCTGAACGGGGAGTTGTCAGAGGGACGAAAAGCCGGATTGGCTTGCGGTACAAGGTTCGCATCCCGCTGCTACATAATAAGGAGAAGTATTTTTCAGTGCCTCTTGTTATGTAGCCGAGCTGCATAACAGGAGGTGCTTTTATGATAACGACCTGGCATGTCCGTTTAACGTTGCTTCATTTTTTAAGACACGAATGTGTCTTGTCCGGCAATTTCATCGCGAAAGGAGCGGTTCGTTAAATGGATAAATCATCTATACGTTTGCGCCGCATTGTAATATCTGCGGTATTTCTCAGTATTTCGCTTGTACTTAAAACAGCCTTTTCATTTCAAATCCCCTTGTTTGGACAGAATGGAATGAGCATTGGCATATCCGGTATTTTTTCTATCCTTCCTTCCATTTTATTTGGGCCTGTTTATGGGGCTGTGACATCCGGACTTTCGGACCTGTTGGGACACTTCCTGAAGCCCATGGGTCCCTTTATTCCTCTCATGACACTGATTGCTGCTGCCGGCGGATGGATCCGTGGCTGTCTGTGGAAGATTCTGCGGAATCGGGATGTCAGGAGGATGCGGATCGCAGTGGCTGTCCTGTCTGTATTATTGCTGCTGTTCGGCATCTGCAATATGGCATTTCTGTCCGCAGACGGTATTGATAAATCATTTTATGACAGGGTACGGATGGACGACATCCATACGGAACGGATGCACCTTGTCAGCAGACTTCTTGTTGCCAGGACAATGAATATGAAGGACCCTTCCGGGAATCTTGCAACATATCTATTTTTTACAACTTCCGGTCTGATCGGAAGCGCCGCGTTCGGAATCCTTCTGTTGCTCCTGGATCTTCTGATCTCCAGGAAAGTGCGGAGTAACCAGGGGGGAGGGCAGACGATGCCATTGCTTCTGGCCATGATAGGTTCCGGCCTGATCGTTACCACACTCAATACAATGGTAATGAGGGAGATGGTCTATACATCATGGAAAATGCTGCCGTTTGTCGTTCTGTGGATTCCCCGCGTAATCGAAGAGATTCTTGCAAATATCATCAAGACCTATTTTGTTGCAGTGCTCCTCAGTGCTCTGAACCGACAGAGAGGGATAAAAGAAATGGTCTCCTAGAAAAAATTTTGTCTGAAAGGAAGGATTTTATACATATTTATTGTATTCTATTTATAAAGGGGGAATAAATGGAGGAGGAGTATACAAAAAATGGATTTGCTGCTATTTTTACTAAATGATGTGATTTTTGTTGCCCTGGAAGGAGCTACACTTCTCTACCTGTTCCTTTATGTACTGGGTGATTCGGACTTTTTCCGCAAAAGTCCGACCAAAGCTATCTTTTTTATAGCCCTGTATCTCGTCGTGGGCCATGTTTTTGCATTGTATCGGGAGTTCCCGGTCACATTGCTTTATGTACTGTTTTGCTGGTTGGTGCTTGCGTACCTGACCAAAACGAATCTTTATCTTTCCGCCATCGCCAGTGTCACTGTATTTTTAATTTATGGGGTTACGGAAGTGGTTACCTCGATCCCTGTCCTGGCGGTTATGGGCTTGCCTTTTCCCGCTGCTCTGGGTAACAGGGGTATGCAGGCAAAAGCACTTTTGGTGATCCGGCCGATACAGATTGCGCTGATTTTTCTGATTACCAGGTTCCGATTCAATAACAGTTTTTTTCAGAGCCAGGTTTTCCGCAAGGATAATTCTTCCTCCGCATATCTGTTTATTGTCCTCTTGTTCATGAGTCTCTTTTACAGCAATATAGCAAAGTACATAGAGAATATCAGGGCTCTGGTAACCAGTGGTCTTCTGTTTCTCGCTGTATTAGTCATGGGCATCATGGATACAAAGGAGCGGATGAAGCTGCTGGACATTGAAAATCAGCTGAAGCTTCAGAAGGAATATTCCAGAAGCATGGAGCTGGTGATTGACGCAGTCCGAAAGGAAAAGCATGACTATCAGAATCATCTGAGTACTTTGGTCGCCCTTTGCACCATGGATGAACCGGAGGCAATCGGCCGGGTCAAGTCCTATGCCCAGAGGCTTACCAGCGCAACCAGCACAAGTTTCCGCTTTTACAATACCGGCAACAAGTATCTGGATGGCCTGCTGGCGGTAAAAAACAATCTTGCGAAGGATAAGAAAATCTTTTTTGAGGTGGATACGGAAATGTCTCTGGAAGATATCGAGGTGGATGATGTTGATCTGACAACGATCGTCGGAAACATTGTTGACAATGCCTTCGATGCTGTGGCAGCAAATCCGGAGGAGAGCAAAAAAATTGTCTCCCTTGATATTTTTGAAGAAGAGGGGAAATGCTGTATTTCCATATCCAACAATGGCCCGGAAATTTCCGATGTTCATAAGAAACATATTTTTGATTACAAGTATTCGACGAAAAGCAAAGGGGAAGGGGAGCGGGGCTATGGCCTGTTCATCGTGAAAGAGCTGGTGGACCGGAACAATGGAAAGATTATCTTCAATAGCTCAGAGTTTGAAACGGAATTCCGTATTTTGTTTCGCCGCAGTGAAAAATCTGTCTCATCACATGTTGATCCGAACAATTCCATGTTGAAGAGTCATATCTGATGTCATTTTTTTCAAAAATTTAACCTCTTTATTGTCCCTGGATTTACGCCATATGGAATCGGACGGTTCCTTCCGATAAAAAAGAAAGACAAGCATGAAAAACTGATGTAGAATAGGGATATGGGAAGACTACTCATATTCCTATTTTTATTTTGGAGTGAAAGCTTAGTGAGCGAATTGCTGGATTATATCAAAAGCAGCACGGGGGAAGCAATGGACCGGTCCCGGGTGCGCAGGATGCATCCGCTGGTACTGGCTTATATCGGGGATACGGTATACGATTTGTTTGTAAGAACCCATTTGATCCTTACCAATGACATCCCGGTTCACCAGCTGCATGTCAGGTCGATTTCCTTTGTCAATGCCGGTTCCCAGTCGGAGACCCTGCATGATATTGAGGAACGGCTGACGGAGGAAGAGCGATACATTGTCCGAAGGGGAAGAAACGCAAAACCCGGTTCTGTTCCGAAAAATGCAGATGTGGCGGAATATCATTGGGCCACCGGCTTTGAATCGCTTTTGGGCTATTTGTATCTGAGCGGACAGGAAGAACGCCTGTGCGAGGTTCTTGGTTTTGCAATGGATGCCAGACAAGGGGGAAACCGCCCCCGAAAGGATTGAATGCGGGAGAAAGGATGTTGTTTATGAAAAGAGAAAATCGGGAAAAAGGCAAAAGGGCAAATGGTTCGCGGCAGAATCCCAGACTGAACGATAGATATGGGGAGGAGCGGGATATTCGGAAAAGAGGAAACCGCCGCTACGAAAAAAAGGAGGATGGGCGGTCCGAAACGGGCCGGATGGATCCGGTCCATGATGATTGCGATGAAGGTTATATCGAAGGAAAACGTCCGGTGCTGGAAGCTTTGAAATCCGGACGGACAGTGGAAAAACTGTTGATTGCCCGCGGAAGCAGGGAAGGGTCCGTCCGGGAGATATACAGTCGCGCCAGGGAAGCCAAAATTGTGATTCAGGAAGTGGACCGGAAGCGCCTGGATGAGATTTCCGAATCCGGGGCGCACCAGGGAGTTCTGGCCTTTGTCACCCCCTATCAGTATGTGGAGGTGGAAGATATCCTTTCCAGGGCAGAGGAGAAAGGGGAAGCACCTTTCCTGATCGTTTTGGATGAGATCATGGATCCCCATAATCTTGGCGCGATTCTTCGGACAGCGGAATGCTGCGGTGCCCATGGGGTGATCCTTCCAAAACGGAGGTCGGTGGGCATGACTCCTGTTGCAATGAAGGCTTCTGCCGGTGCTGCGGAGTATTTGTCTGTTGCAAAGGTTCCCAATCTTGTCCATACCTTGGAGGATCTGAAACAGCGGGGGATCTGGATTGCAGGTGCAGCCACGGAAGGTGTGGAGTATACAGCTCAGGATCTTGCCGGGCCGATTGCACTGGTAATTGGCAGCGAAGGAAAGGGAATCGGGCGTCTGATCCGGGAAAAATGCGATTTTCTGGTCCGGATTCCCCTCAGAGGCAGGATAGAATCCCTGAATGCTTCTGTGGCAGCCGGAGTTCTGATGTATGAGGTGGTTCGGCAGAGAGGATGACAGAGGATCCCGGCAGCCCGGAAAAATGCAGAACTTCGTTTCGGGCGGGAGGCGCCGGAGGCGCAAAGAGAGCTTGACTTATCAGAATTATGTAATGTATAATGAAATATGATGTGTAACTCAAGCGATGGAACATTGGGGGAGACGCGGGTGGAAGTTATGATATGGAGAGATCCTTACGATCATTATTCTGAAATGCCCGATGAACAGGTGGTGGAGTATGCCAGAGCCGGTGAGGAGGAAGCCCTGGAATATCTGATTAAGAAATACCGCAATTTTGTACGTGCCAAGGCGCGCTCTTATTTTTTGATCGGAGCGGATCGGGAGGATATCATTCAGGAAGGAATGATCGGATTATATAAAGCCATCCGGGATTTTCAGGCGGACAAGCTGTCTTCCTTCCGCGCCTTTGCCGAGCTTTGCATTACCCGTCAGATTATTACTGCGATCAAGACGGCTACCCGTCAGAAGCATATCCCCCTGAATTCCTATGTATCTTTGAATAAGCCTATTTATGATGATGAGTCGGACCGGACCCTGCTGGATGTATTGTCCGGCACGCGGATATCGGATCCGGAGGAGCTTATTATCAGTCAGGAGGATTTCAGCAGCATTGAATCCAAGATCAGTGAGCTGCTTAGTGATCTGGAATGGGAGGTTTTGTCTTCCTATCTGGAAGGGAAGTCCTATCAGGAAATCGCCACGGATCTGGATCGTCACGTGAAATCCATTGATAACGCATTGCAGCGTGTTAAGCGTAAATTGGAACGTTATTTGAAGAGCAAGGACTGAAAAAGAAATAAATAAAAATATCATTGACAAATGAAGTGCCCGGGATTAAAATAGTAAATGGTTTTGTGACAGGCAATGCGGGTGTAGCTCAATGGCAGAGTTCCAGCTTCCCAAGCTGGCTGCGTGGGTTCGATTCCCATCACCCGCTCCATAAGGAAGACTGGAATGTCAGAAGCCTGGTGTCAGGATCTGTTTTAGAGAAACCGTAAAGCGGCGGACTGGATTCCACCTTCTGATTTCCAACTTTCAATCTTAAAGTGCCCATGTAGCTCAGCAGGTAGAGCGCCGCCATGGTAAGGCGGAGGTCATCGGTTCAAATCCGATCGTGGGCTCCAAATGAATTCGTTCATGAAACACCAGGATAAGTTGTACAGACCACTTACGGATTTTCATGGATCAAACAAAGGAGGACAAATGAATCATGGCAAAGGCAAAATATGAGAGGACAAAACCCCATGTCAATATTGGGACAATCGGGCATGTAGACCACGGCAAAACCACTTTGACGGCAGCGATTACAACGATTCTGGCAAAGCTGGGAAAAGCACAGGCCACGAAATATGATGAGATTGACAAAGCCCCGGAGGAGAAGGAAAGAGGAATTACCATCAATACCGCCCATGTGGAGTATGAGACCGATAAACGGCATTATGCCCACGTGGACTGTCCCGGGCATGCGGACTACGTAAAGAACATGATCACAGGAGCTGCCCAGATGGACGGAGCGATTCTGGTGGTATCCGCAGCAGACGGCCCCATGCCGCAGACAAGGGAGCATATTTTGCTGGCACGGCAGGTGGGAGTGCCCAACATCGTTGTTTATCTGAACAAGATTGATCAGGTGGACGATGAGGAGCTTCTGGAGCTGGTGGAGCTGGAAGTGCGTGACTTGCTGACAGAGTATGACTTTCCGGGGGACGACGTACCGATTATCAAGGGATCTGCCCTGAAGGCACTGGAAGCAGTCAACAGCGGAGCGGATGTGAAGACGGATCCGTGGTGCAAGTCGATATTTGAGCTGATGGATGCAGTGGACGAATATATCCCCACACCAAAGCGCAGCAATGACAAGCCATTTTTGATGCCGGTGGAGGATGTCTTCACCATTACTGGACGGGGAACGGTTGCGACCGGGAGAGTGGAGCGCGGTACGGTAAAGATCTCTGATCCGGTGGAGATTGTGGGACTGGAGCCCAAGGCCAAATCCACAGTGGTTACCGGGGTCGAGATGTTCCGGAAGGTGCTGGATCAGGCAGAGGCCGGAGACAATATCGGAGTGCTGCTGCGTGGCATTCAGAGGGAGGAAGTGGAGCGCGGGCAGGTATTGGCCAAGCCCGGGACGGTTCATCCACACACGGAGTTCAGCGGACAGGTTTACGTATTGAAGAAGGAGGAAGGCGGACGGCATACCCCGTTCTTCAATGGTTATCGCCCACAGTTCTTTTTCCGGACGACAGATGTGACCGGGGACATTGAGCTGCCGGAGGGCGTGGAAATGGTCATGCCCGGGGATCATATAACGATGAACGTAAAGCTGATTACCCCCATTGCCATGGAGGAAGGTCTGCGGTTTGCCATTCGCGAAGGTGGAAAGACTGTTGGCGCAGGCGTTGTTTCTTCCATAAAAGAATAAATGAGGCAGGGAATCCAATAAGATTCCAATAGAAAAATGGGAATAGGGATAAGTAAGGGGTGTTTCCCCTTGCTTATTTTTTCGGAAGAAATATCCTGGTTGACAGTTGTTTTGAGATATGGTAAATTATATAGGTATAATGGTTACGATGAAAGGTCTTTTTTACCGTTTTTGCAGTCCGCTGGAAATGATTATGGTGTCAGGATAATTGCGAAGTCAGGTATTTTTCAGCCCTTTGCCATGAGAAATTCCATAAGAAAGGAACAACGGATGGATGCCGGATACTGAAGCGAGGTGTGGACAATGAGAGTGAAGGTTACTATGGCTTGTACCGAATGCAAACAGCGTAACTACAACACCATGAAAAATAAGAAGAATAACCCGGATCGACTGGAAATGAGAAAATACTGTAAATTCTGCGGGACGCATACCCTCCATAAAGAAACGAGATAGGTCACCACTCGGGGGATAAGGATGTGAGAGAGATGGGGAAAAAGAAAGAAGCCAGGAAAGAGAAGGACGTTAAAAAAAAGCAGGTTGCAAAAAAGGGAAGCATGTGGCTCCGCATCCGGAAATATTTCAGGGGAGTTGCTTCTGAACTGAAGAAGGTCAGCTGGCCGACCCGAAAGGAGCTGATCAATTCCACAGCAGTTGTTTTGGTTTTCATTGTAGTTTTTGCCGCTGCTGTAGGTCTGATTGATTTAGGCCTGGGGTCACTTCTTAAACTGATTACTTAAAGAAGGAGGAGAAGGTCAGGAGAAAACCTGAACCTTTGGTTTTATGTCTGAAATATCTGAAACAGAAAAAGAAAATCCACAAGGCAGATGGTATGTGATTCACACTTATTCCGGATATGAGAACAAGGTGAAAGCCAACCTGGAGAAGGCGGTGGAAAACCGCGGCCTGCAGGATTTGATTTTTGAGATCAAGGTTCCCATGGAAGAACAGATAGAAGAAAAGGACGGCAAGCGAAAAGCCGTCATGCGCAAGATATTTCCCGGGTATGTCATGATCAAGATGATCATTACGGATGATTCCTGGTATGTCATACGCAATACGAGGGGCGTGACCGGGTTTGTCGGGCCGGGATCCAAGCCGGTTCCACTGTCCGATGATGAAGTGCGCTCTATGGGAGTGGAAAATATTCCGATTCGGCTGGATGCGGAGATTGGCGACAATGTGCGTGTCACAAAAGGCCCCCTGGAGAACTTTATCGGTTCCATTGAGGAGATATTTCCGGAGAAACAAAAGGTCAGGGTATTGGTATCCATGTTCGGCAGGGATACCCCTGTTGAGTTGGAGTATAATCAGATACAAAAAATTTAACGCTATTACGTTGTTTTAATTTCGAAAAAGGAGGTGTGTACCAATGGCGAAAAAGATTACCGGCTATGTCAAGCTGCAGATTCCCGCCGGCAAGGCAACACCTGCACCACCGGTAGGCCCTGCTCTGGGACAGTACGGCGTGAATATCATGGGCTTCTGCAAGGAATTCAATGCACGGACCGCAAAGCAGGCAGGTATGATCATACCTGTTGTAATTACGGTTTATCAGGACAGATCCTTTACATTTATTACGAAAACCCCTCCTGCTGCCGTTCTGATCAAGAAGGCATGCGGGATTGACAAGGCTTCCGACCGCCCCAATGAAAACAAGGTTGCAAAAATAACCAAAAAGCAGGTTCAGGAAATCGCGGAAACAAAGATGCCTGATCTGAATGCTGCCAGTCTGGAAGCTGCGATGAAAATGGTTTCAGGAACTGCCCGCAGTATGGGCGTCACGGTTGAGGAATAACCCCATCTTCTGTGAAATGAGAAAGTGGCAGGGTAATCTGGAGTGCCCGTTAGGACCACAAGGAGGAATCACGATGAAACATGGTAAGAAATATCAGGAAAGCATGAAACTTGTGGATCGTTCCCGTTTATACGATCCGGAAGAAGCTTTGGAGTTGGTACAGCAGACTTCCAGAGCAAATTTTGATGAGACAGTTGAGATTTCCATCAAGTTGGGAGTGGATCCCAAGCATGCGGATCAGCAGGTCCGCGGCGCGGTTGTATTGCCTCATGGCACCGGAAAAGTGGTTAAGGTTCTGGTTTTTGCCAAAGGGGAAAAGGCCAGGGAAGCTGAGGAAGCCGGCGCTGATTTTGTAGGCGCTGAGGATATGACCGCAAAGATTCAGAATGAAAACTGGTTTGGATTTGACGTATGCGTGGCTACACCGGATATGATGAGCAAGGTGGGACGTCTCGGACGTATATTGGGGCCCAAGGGCCTGATGCCGAATCCCAAATCCGGTACCGTAACCACAGATGTTGCCAAGGCCATTCACGATATCAAAGCTGGTAAGGTCGAGTATCGTCTGGACAAGGCAGCAATCATTCATGTACCCATTGGAAAGAAATCCTTTGGCACACAGAAGCTTTCTGAAAATCTGCAGACTCTCATGGATGCCATCATCAAGGCAAAGCCGGCGGCTTCCAAGGGAACTTATCTGCGCAGTGCAGTCCTTTCCAGCACTATGGGTCCCGGGATCCGGCTGAATGCTGCAAAGTTTTGATTCATCAGGAACCGGCTATCAGCAGGAAACGCTTGACAGCAAGCGGTTGCTGCGCTATAATGTTGCATGAAATTTGAATAGGATGGAAGCATGGTCTTATCGTAGACAGCAGGCGCTTCTTGAAGCTTAAACCAATCAGCCTGCCGAGGTAAGGGAATGTATTTTGAAGATACTGCCCTCTTGCCTTTGGCGAGAGGGCATTTCAAATATGACCTTTCCGTGATAAGAATCAGCCATATCCAAACAGGAAAGGAGGTGTTTTCTTATGCCTGCCAGAGAGGAAAAGGCGAAAACCATAGAGGAAATAAAGGAAAATCTTTCAGGATCCAGCAGTGCAGTGCTGATAGATTATAAAGGACTGACCGTTGAAGAAGTGACCGAGCTCCGAAAAGAATTCCGTGAGAACGGAGTGCACTATAAGGTTTACAAGAATACTCTGATGCAAATTGCGGCCAGACAGCTGCATATGGAGGACCTGATCCCGTATCTGAAAGGACAGACGGCAATTGCCTTTGGAACGGAGGATCCGGTGGCTCCTGCCAAGATTTTGTCCAAAAATATGGAAAAGCTAAACAAGATGGAATTCAAGGTCGGCCTGGTGGATGGCAAGGTGATCAGCGTTGATGAGATCAAAACATTGGCAGAGTTGCCGTCCAGAGAAGAATTGCTTGCCAGAATGCTGCGCAGCATGAATGCTCCGGTCAGCGGTCTGGTTACCGTATTGAGCGGTACGATTCGTTCCCTGGTCTATGCATTGAACGCAGTGAAGGAAAAGAAAGAAGCATAAAAATTATGAAAAGAAACAGGAGGATTTCAGAATGAATCAACAGGAAATGTTGGATGCGATAAAAGGTATGACTGTTTTGGAGCTTTCCGAACTGGTAAAGGCTCTGGAAGATGAATTTGGTGTGAGCGCTTCCGCTCCGGTCGCTGTTGCAGCAGCTCCCGCCGGTGGCGCAGGCCAGCAGGAAGAGGAAAAGACAGAGTTTGATGTAGTTCTGTCGGAGATCGGCGATCAGAAG includes these proteins:
- a CDS encoding AraC family transcriptional regulator; this translates as MPCARDCLDIDIPFRQVLREINQVNEYSQLMIKILLQQILVYTYRSFCSSWEQKYIPNPEKSQGDTIYQIINYIDSKLLSLTGLADIGHELGYSYPYLSRVFSEETGFTLQEYYTRKRMEKAIQWLQSNEYNITEIAYRLGYQTIQSFSKAFKKTIGISPTQYRQFHKQRKRETTD
- a CDS encoding ABC transporter permease subunit; the protein is MVEVKAFKTLPKSLQESARIDGANEWTILFRIVVPLSKAVLAVMLLFYAVGHWNEWFNAMIYLRDRGKFPLQLILRELLVEESQTATVSQFSKVIKVGDLDMYKPLIRYTTIVIATVPVLCFYPFIQKYFVKGVMVGSIKG
- a CDS encoding ECF transporter S component; this encodes MDKSSIRLRRIVISAVFLSISLVLKTAFSFQIPLFGQNGMSIGISGIFSILPSILFGPVYGAVTSGLSDLLGHFLKPMGPFIPLMTLIAAAGGWIRGCLWKILRNRDVRRMRIAVAVLSVLLLLFGICNMAFLSADGIDKSFYDRVRMDDIHTERMHLVSRLLVARTMNMKDPSGNLATYLFFTTSGLIGSAAFGILLLLLDLLISRKVRSNQGGGQTMPLLLAMIGSGLIVTTLNTMVMREMVYTSWKMLPFVVLWIPRVIEEILANIIKTYFVAVLLSALNRQRGIKEMVS
- a CDS encoding ATP-binding protein codes for the protein MDLLLFLLNDVIFVALEGATLLYLFLYVLGDSDFFRKSPTKAIFFIALYLVVGHVFALYREFPVTLLYVLFCWLVLAYLTKTNLYLSAIASVTVFLIYGVTEVVTSIPVLAVMGLPFPAALGNRGMQAKALLVIRPIQIALIFLITRFRFNNSFFQSQVFRKDNSSSAYLFIVLLFMSLFYSNIAKYIENIRALVTSGLLFLAVLVMGIMDTKERMKLLDIENQLKLQKEYSRSMELVIDAVRKEKHDYQNHLSTLVALCTMDEPEAIGRVKSYAQRLTSATSTSFRFYNTGNKYLDGLLAVKNNLAKDKKIFFEVDTEMSLEDIEVDDVDLTTIVGNIVDNAFDAVAANPEESKKIVSLDIFEEEGKCCISISNNGPEISDVHKKHIFDYKYSTKSKGEGERGYGLFIVKELVDRNNGKIIFNSSEFETEFRILFRRSEKSVSSHVDPNNSMLKSHI
- a CDS encoding ribonuclease III domain-containing protein; the encoded protein is MDRSRVRRMHPLVLAYIGDTVYDLFVRTHLILTNDIPVHQLHVRSISFVNAGSQSETLHDIEERLTEEERYIVRRGRNAKPGSVPKNADVAEYHWATGFESLLGYLYLSGQEERLCEVLGFAMDARQGGNRPRKD
- the rlmB gene encoding 23S rRNA (guanosine(2251)-2'-O)-methyltransferase RlmB produces the protein MDPVHDDCDEGYIEGKRPVLEALKSGRTVEKLLIARGSREGSVREIYSRAREAKIVIQEVDRKRLDEISESGAHQGVLAFVTPYQYVEVEDILSRAEEKGEAPFLIVLDEIMDPHNLGAILRTAECCGAHGVILPKRRSVGMTPVAMKASAGAAEYLSVAKVPNLVHTLEDLKQRGIWIAGAATEGVEYTAQDLAGPIALVIGSEGKGIGRLIREKCDFLVRIPLRGRIESLNASVAAGVLMYEVVRQRG
- the sigH gene encoding RNA polymerase sporulation sigma factor SigH; protein product: MIWRDPYDHYSEMPDEQVVEYARAGEEEALEYLIKKYRNFVRAKARSYFLIGADREDIIQEGMIGLYKAIRDFQADKLSSFRAFAELCITRQIITAIKTATRQKHIPLNSYVSLNKPIYDDESDRTLLDVLSGTRISDPEELIISQEDFSSIESKISELLSDLEWEVLSSYLEGKSYQEIATDLDRHVKSIDNALQRVKRKLERYLKSKD
- the tuf gene encoding elongation factor Tu produces the protein MAKAKYERTKPHVNIGTIGHVDHGKTTLTAAITTILAKLGKAQATKYDEIDKAPEEKERGITINTAHVEYETDKRHYAHVDCPGHADYVKNMITGAAQMDGAILVVSAADGPMPQTREHILLARQVGVPNIVVYLNKIDQVDDEELLELVELEVRDLLTEYDFPGDDVPIIKGSALKALEAVNSGADVKTDPWCKSIFELMDAVDEYIPTPKRSNDKPFLMPVEDVFTITGRGTVATGRVERGTVKISDPVEIVGLEPKAKSTVVTGVEMFRKVLDQAEAGDNIGVLLRGIQREEVERGQVLAKPGTVHPHTEFSGQVYVLKKEEGGRHTPFFNGYRPQFFFRTTDVTGDIELPEGVEMVMPGDHITMNVKLITPIAMEEGLRFAIREGGKTVGAGVVSSIKE
- the rpmG gene encoding 50S ribosomal protein L33, with protein sequence MRVKVTMACTECKQRNYNTMKNKKNNPDRLEMRKYCKFCGTHTLHKETR
- the secE gene encoding preprotein translocase subunit SecE, producing MGKKKEARKEKDVKKKQVAKKGSMWLRIRKYFRGVASELKKVSWPTRKELINSTAVVLVFIVVFAAAVGLIDLGLGSLLKLIT
- the nusG gene encoding transcription termination/antitermination protein NusG: MSEISETEKENPQGRWYVIHTYSGYENKVKANLEKAVENRGLQDLIFEIKVPMEEQIEEKDGKRKAVMRKIFPGYVMIKMIITDDSWYVIRNTRGVTGFVGPGSKPVPLSDDEVRSMGVENIPIRLDAEIGDNVRVTKGPLENFIGSIEEIFPEKQKVRVLVSMFGRDTPVELEYNQIQKI
- the rplK gene encoding 50S ribosomal protein L11 codes for the protein MAKKITGYVKLQIPAGKATPAPPVGPALGQYGVNIMGFCKEFNARTAKQAGMIIPVVITVYQDRSFTFITKTPPAAVLIKKACGIDKASDRPNENKVAKITKKQVQEIAETKMPDLNAASLEAAMKMVSGTARSMGVTVEE
- the rplA gene encoding 50S ribosomal protein L1; translation: MKHGKKYQESMKLVDRSRLYDPEEALELVQQTSRANFDETVEISIKLGVDPKHADQQVRGAVVLPHGTGKVVKVLVFAKGEKAREAEEAGADFVGAEDMTAKIQNENWFGFDVCVATPDMMSKVGRLGRILGPKGLMPNPKSGTVTTDVAKAIHDIKAGKVEYRLDKAAIIHVPIGKKSFGTQKLSENLQTLMDAIIKAKPAASKGTYLRSAVLSSTMGPGIRLNAAKF
- the rplJ gene encoding 50S ribosomal protein L10 — its product is MPAREEKAKTIEEIKENLSGSSSAVLIDYKGLTVEEVTELRKEFRENGVHYKVYKNTLMQIAARQLHMEDLIPYLKGQTAIAFGTEDPVAPAKILSKNMEKLNKMEFKVGLVDGKVISVDEIKTLAELPSREELLARMLRSMNAPVSGLVTVLSGTIRSLVYALNAVKEKKEA
- the rplL gene encoding 50S ribosomal protein L7/L12, with translation MNQQEMLDAIKGMTVLELSELVKALEDEFGVSASAPVAVAAAPAGGAGQQEEEKTEFDVVLSEIGDQKIKVIKVAREITGLGLKDAKDLVDAAPKAVKEGVSKEEAESIKAKFDEVGAKVEIK